In a single window of the Elaeis guineensis isolate ETL-2024a chromosome 4, EG11, whole genome shotgun sequence genome:
- the LOC105044271 gene encoding uncharacterized protein: MEARLEAASLAGDLGAFLQLLQEDSLLLDRLSTTHHTSNNPLHMAALLGHADFASEILSRRPKLAQDLNEQGFSPLHLASANGHLSVVKELLKVGTDLCLIRDKDGFMPIHTAVIKGKIGVVKELIDACPETAKAATCQGETVVHLAVRSNHFEAVEFLVEKLDGDEELLNSKDEKGNTILHLTVARRQLQILKFLLSKPVIQVNSFNLKGFTPLDVLLELPSEHGDLILGEMIRAAGGKKAEEESPPKAQNHPIQRAINPVSTSPTRSNWKGRLLQFFYLAHRAKASRRDLRVEREYGDTRSTLMIVATLIATVTFQAGMNPPGGFVQDGGPNVGNLDPGQAVLGHQLSPFLIFDMVGLFASLSIILLLICVVPRKKRMLTRFLKWVMWIAVFSTAIAFAMGLRKILPISSFDPSVFFLLGWYGIFVIAMDWLIIRFSSYLLRKVGCLKKEACWQMK; the protein is encoded by the exons ATGGAAGCTAGACTAGAAGCAGCATCTCTAGCTGGAGACTTGGGTGCATTCCTCCAGCTTCTTCAAGAGGACAGCCTTCTTCTGGACAGATTGAGCACTACCCATCATACATCAAACAATCCCCTCCACATGGCCGCCCTGCTTGGCCATGCTGATTTTGCTAGTGAAATCCTCAGTCGAAGGCCAAAACTTGCTCAGGACCTGAACGAGCAAGGTTTCTCCCCCTTGCACTTGGCTTCAGCCAACGGCCACCTCTCGGTAGTGAAAGAACTGCTGAAGGTGGGCACAGATCTCTGCCTAATCCGGGACAAAGATGGGTTCATGCCAATCCACACCGCGGTGATCAAAGGGAAGATTGGTGTTGTAAAGGAATTGATCGATGCCTGCCCAGAGACAGCAAAAGCAGCGACATGCCAAGGAGAGACAGTTGTTCATTTGGCTGTGAGATCAAACCATTTTGAGGCGGTTGAGTTCTTGGTTGAGAAGCTGGATGGTGATGAGGAGCTACTTAACTCCAAGGATGAGAAAGGAAACACCATTCTGCACCTCACCGTTGCTAGGAGACAACTCCAG ATTTTGAAGTTCTTACTAAGCAAGCCAGTGATCCAAGTGAACTCTTTCAACCTGAAGGGGTTCACTCCACTTGACGTGTTATTGGAGTTGCCAAGCGAGCACGGAGACTTGATTCTGGGAGAGATGATTCGAGCTGCGGGTGGGAAGAAAGCAGAAGAGGAATCTCCACCAAAAGCACAGAATCATCCCATTCAGAGAGCCATTAATCCTGTCAGCACATCACCAACGAGATCAAATTGGAAAGGCCGGCTTCTACAATTCTTCTATCTAGCACACAGGGCCAAAGCATCACGTCGGGATCTGCGAGTAGAACGagagtatggagacaccagaAGCACATTGATGATAGTGGCAACACTTATAGCAACTGTTACTTTTCAAGCAGGAATGAACCCTCCTGGAGGATTCGTGCAAGATGGCGGGCCAAATGTAGGTAACCTAGATCCTGGGCAGGCAGTTCTAGGTCATCAACTATCTCCCTTCTTGATATTTGACATGGTGGGATTATTTGCATCACTAAGCATCATTCTGCTATTGATTTGTGTGGTCCCAAGGAAGAAGAGGATGCTGACGAGGTTCTTGAAGTGGGTTATGTGGATTGCTGTCTTCAGTACAGCAATTGCATTCGCGATGGGCCTCCGTAAAATATTGCCGATTTCTTCCTTCGATCCTAGCGTCTTTTTCCTTCTAGGTTGGTATGGGATCTTTGTAATCGCGATGGATTGGTTAATCATTCGATTCAGCTCCTATTTGCTAAGGAAAGTGGGATGCTTGAAAAAAGAAGCTTGCTGGCAGATGAAGTAA